In a single window of the Deinococcus yavapaiensis KR-236 genome:
- a CDS encoding 1,9-bis(guanidino)-5-aza-nonane synthase, with amino-acid sequence MSEQQDFLRQTVEHLDIKQVNVVPLIEMMGKTAFQARNLARAAEIFDEMVNDTDCGVILTLAGSMVSAGQREVILDLLRANAVDAIVSTGANIVDQDFFEALGYRHYQGDIFANDDQLRRLHIDRIYDTYINEDELRVTDDTTRVIADSLAPGAYSSREFIREMGRYLVENGLGEGSIVRTAYELDIPIFVPAFSDCSAGFGLVAHQVANPDAHVSIDSAKDFRELTELKVKHGKTGLFMLGGGVPKNFVQDVVVSAEFLGYEDIEMHAYAVQLTVADERDGALSGSTLKEANSWGKVSLAREQMVYGEMTVTFPLIAGYVWHKRNWEKRTPRRWAKLIDGKFPVKVAQ; translated from the coding sequence TGCCCCTGATCGAAATGATGGGCAAGACGGCCTTCCAAGCGCGGAACCTGGCGCGCGCCGCCGAAATTTTCGACGAGATGGTGAACGACACCGACTGCGGCGTCATTCTGACCCTCGCGGGCAGCATGGTGAGCGCGGGCCAGCGTGAAGTCATCTTGGACCTCCTGCGCGCGAACGCCGTGGACGCCATCGTCTCCACGGGCGCGAACATCGTCGATCAAGACTTCTTCGAAGCGCTCGGCTACCGCCACTACCAAGGCGACATCTTCGCGAACGACGACCAACTGCGCCGTCTGCACATCGACCGCATCTACGACACGTACATCAACGAGGACGAGCTTCGCGTCACGGACGACACCACGCGCGTCATCGCCGACTCGCTCGCGCCCGGCGCGTACTCCAGCCGCGAGTTCATTCGTGAAATGGGCCGCTACCTCGTCGAGAACGGCCTCGGTGAAGGCAGCATCGTTCGTACGGCGTACGAGCTCGACATCCCGATCTTCGTGCCCGCGTTCAGTGACTGCTCGGCCGGCTTCGGTCTCGTCGCGCACCAAGTCGCCAATCCCGACGCGCACGTCTCCATCGACTCGGCCAAGGACTTCCGCGAGCTCACCGAGCTCAAGGTCAAGCACGGCAAGACGGGGCTGTTCATGCTCGGCGGCGGCGTTCCGAAGAACTTCGTCCAAGACGTCGTCGTGTCTGCCGAATTCCTCGGCTACGAAGACATCGAGATGCACGCGTACGCGGTGCAACTCACCGTTGCCGACGAGCGTGACGGCGCCCTCTCGGGCAGCACCCTCAAGGAAGCGAACTCTTGGGGCAAGGTCAGCCTCGCCCGCGAGCAGATGGTCTACGGCGAAATGACCGTGACCTTCCCGCTCATCGCCGGGTACGTCTGGCACAAGCGCAACTGGGAAAAGCGCACGCCGCGCCGCTGGGCGAAGCTCATCGACGGCAAGTTCCCCGTCAAGGTCGCGCAGTAA
- a CDS encoding nucleoside hydrolase, producing the protein MLSPRKIILDCDPGHDDAIAMMLALASPELSVLGVTTVYGNVGVDKTTRNALVVREVLQATVPVYRGADRPLVRDRISAEAVHGESGLDGPHLPEPTRSEEEFHAVRFIVDTVMANPGEVTLVPTGSLTNVALALRLEPRLAENVRGIVLMGGSVDLGNWTPAAEFNILCDPEAARIVFESGVKLTMFGLNATHQTPASPERVARLRALGTTVGAFTADLLDFFRGHHEERYGWNGAPIHDACVVAYLVRPDLFEMKSMYVEIDTTNGPSAGRTVCDFWRVTGKAPNADVAMNIDVNGFYDLLVERVGTYA; encoded by the coding sequence GTGCTCAGCCCGCGCAAGATCATTCTCGACTGCGATCCCGGTCACGACGACGCGATCGCCATGATGCTCGCCCTCGCCTCACCCGAACTGAGCGTGCTCGGCGTGACGACCGTGTACGGCAACGTCGGCGTGGACAAGACGACCCGAAACGCCCTCGTCGTCCGCGAAGTCCTGCAGGCGACGGTGCCCGTGTACCGCGGCGCCGACCGTCCGCTCGTGCGAGACCGCATCAGCGCGGAAGCCGTGCACGGCGAGTCCGGACTGGACGGCCCCCACCTTCCCGAGCCCACTCGCTCCGAGGAAGAATTCCACGCCGTGCGCTTCATCGTCGACACCGTCATGGCCAATCCCGGCGAAGTCACCCTCGTTCCCACCGGCTCCCTGACGAACGTCGCGCTCGCCCTTCGCCTCGAACCTCGCCTCGCCGAGAACGTGCGGGGCATCGTCTTGATGGGCGGCAGTGTCGACCTTGGCAATTGGACGCCCGCCGCCGAGTTCAACATCTTGTGCGACCCGGAAGCCGCCAGAATCGTCTTCGAATCGGGCGTGAAGCTCACGATGTTCGGCCTCAACGCCACGCACCAAACGCCCGCGTCACCCGAGCGCGTCGCACGCCTGCGCGCCTTGGGCACGACCGTGGGCGCGTTCACGGCCGACCTCCTGGACTTCTTTCGCGGGCACCACGAAGAACGCTACGGTTGGAACGGCGCGCCCATCCACGACGCGTGCGTCGTCGCCTATCTCGTTCGGCCCGATCTCTTCGAAATGAAATCCATGTACGTCGAGATCGACACGACGAACGGCCCCTCGGCGGGCCGAACCGTGTGCGACTTCTGGCGGGTCACGGGCAAGGCTCCGAACGCCGACGTCGCCATGAACATCGACGTGAACGGGTTCTACGATCTGCTGGTGGAGCGCGTCGGCACGTACGCGTAG
- the proB gene encoding glutamate 5-kinase codes for MRRVVVKIGSSSLTDAAGRIEPPKLWAIARACLSLNAEVTLVSSGAVAAGRGVLGAGKPATLPHKQALAAIGQAVLMQEWARAFAPKPVAQILLSADDVQARGRFVNAKHALERVLKLGAVPIVNENDTVATAELRVGDNDTLSAWVAYLAEADTLLLLTDVDGLYTANPKSDSTARRIDVVHDVSDVEHLASGSGSALGTGGMTTKLRAARIASEAGVETVILGGGGAGLEAWSKGENPGTRVLPRRQTAKRGWLLHATPRGTLIIDAGAERALKSGKSLLPSGIMRVDGDFSFGDVVRIDGPSGPLAQGLTNYAAKDVERISGRQSAEIVGLLGHHDFDEVVHRNGLVLLARVH; via the coding sequence GTGAGGCGCGTCGTCGTCAAAATCGGCTCCAGCAGCCTCACGGATGCCGCGGGCCGCATCGAACCCCCGAAACTCTGGGCGATCGCACGAGCGTGCTTATCGTTGAATGCCGAGGTCACGCTCGTGTCGTCGGGAGCGGTCGCGGCGGGTCGCGGCGTCCTGGGAGCCGGAAAGCCTGCCACGCTGCCTCACAAGCAGGCGCTCGCCGCGATCGGGCAGGCGGTCTTGATGCAAGAGTGGGCGCGGGCGTTCGCGCCGAAACCCGTCGCCCAGATCCTGCTGAGCGCGGACGACGTGCAGGCGCGTGGTCGCTTCGTGAACGCCAAGCACGCCTTGGAGCGCGTCCTGAAGCTCGGAGCCGTTCCCATCGTGAACGAAAACGACACCGTCGCGACGGCCGAATTGCGGGTCGGCGACAACGACACCCTCTCCGCGTGGGTCGCGTACCTCGCCGAAGCGGACACGTTGTTGCTGCTCACCGACGTCGACGGACTGTACACCGCCAATCCGAAAAGCGACTCCACCGCGAGACGCATCGACGTCGTGCATGACGTGAGCGACGTCGAGCACCTCGCGTCCGGGTCGGGCAGCGCGCTCGGAACGGGCGGCATGACGACGAAGCTCAGGGCGGCGCGCATCGCGTCCGAAGCTGGCGTCGAGACGGTCATTCTCGGCGGCGGCGGCGCGGGGCTGGAAGCTTGGTCGAAAGGCGAAAACCCCGGCACGCGCGTCTTGCCGCGCCGCCAAACGGCCAAGCGTGGTTGGCTGCTGCATGCTACGCCGAGAGGCACCTTGATCATCGACGCGGGCGCCGAGCGGGCCCTCAAAAGTGGCAAGTCGCTTTTGCCGAGTGGCATCATGCGCGTCGACGGTGACTTCTCGTTTGGAGACGTCGTTCGCATCGACGGGCCGAGCGGACCGCTCGCGCAAGGCTTGACGAACTACGCCGCAAAGGACGTCGAGCGCATCTCGGGACGGCAAAGCGCCGAAATCGTCGGTCTGCTCGGTCACCACGACTTCGACGAGGTCGTGCACCGCAACGGGCTCGTGCTGCTCGCCCGTGTACACTAG
- a CDS encoding glutamate-5-semialdehyde dehydrogenase yields MTTSLSIHDLLRRAKTASRPLARLDRNAALRAVQVALQDAAPSILAANEVDVAGERAKGTSEALVDRLSLSPSRFESVLAALDDVIALPDPVGRVVSGWRHPKGMAVQQVTVPFGVIGMIYESRPNVTIDAAALCLKAGSAAVLRGSSSALRSNRAIVSAMREGLRASRMPEDAVTLVDSTDRGSVTDLLTARGLVDLVIPRGGANLIAHVVENARVPVIETGVGNCHLYVHSAANLDMALNLLINGKTQRPGVCNALETLLIDREVAPLFAPAAVKALRSAGVEVRGDGDTAMYAPGVVPASPADWDTEFLDLVIAVRIVDDLDAALAHIERHGTGHSEAIVTQSLTAARRFQDEVDAACVYVNASTRFTDGFEFGFGAEIGISTQKLHARGPMGLAQMVTHQYRVVGDGQVR; encoded by the coding sequence ATGACGACCTCGCTGTCCATTCACGACTTGCTGCGGCGCGCGAAAACGGCGAGCCGACCCCTCGCTCGACTCGATCGGAATGCCGCCCTGCGCGCCGTGCAGGTCGCGCTGCAAGACGCGGCGCCGAGCATCCTCGCCGCGAACGAGGTCGACGTCGCGGGTGAGCGGGCCAAAGGCACGTCCGAAGCGCTCGTCGATCGTCTCTCGCTGTCGCCGAGCCGCTTCGAGAGCGTGTTGGCGGCCCTCGACGACGTCATCGCCCTGCCCGATCCCGTCGGGCGAGTCGTGAGCGGCTGGCGGCACCCGAAGGGAATGGCCGTTCAGCAAGTCACGGTGCCGTTCGGCGTGATCGGCATGATCTACGAAAGCCGACCGAACGTCACTATCGACGCGGCCGCGCTTTGCCTCAAGGCAGGAAGCGCGGCCGTTCTGAGGGGCAGCTCGTCCGCCTTGCGCTCCAACCGCGCGATCGTCTCGGCGATGCGCGAAGGTTTGCGCGCGTCGCGAATGCCCGAGGACGCCGTCACCTTGGTCGATTCAACCGACCGAGGAAGCGTCACGGACCTCCTCACGGCTCGCGGCCTCGTGGACCTCGTCATCCCGAGAGGCGGCGCCAACCTCATCGCGCACGTCGTCGAGAACGCGCGCGTACCCGTCATCGAGACGGGCGTCGGGAACTGCCACCTGTACGTCCACTCGGCCGCCAACCTCGACATGGCCTTGAACCTCCTGATCAACGGCAAGACACAGCGACCCGGCGTGTGCAACGCCCTCGAGACGCTTTTGATCGACCGTGAAGTCGCGCCCCTCTTCGCCCCGGCCGCCGTCAAAGCGCTGCGCTCGGCGGGCGTGGAGGTGCGAGGCGACGGTGACACCGCAATGTACGCGCCCGGCGTCGTTCCCGCCTCACCCGCCGATTGGGACACGGAGTTCCTCGATCTCGTGATCGCCGTGCGCATCGTGGACGATCTCGACGCGGCGCTCGCACACATCGAGCGGCACGGTACGGGGCACAGCGAAGCGATCGTCACGCAGAGCCTGACCGCCGCGCGCCGCTTTCAAGACGAGGTGGACGCGGCGTGCGTGTACGTCAACGCCTCCACGCGCTTCACCGACGGCTTCGAGTTCGGCTTCGGCGCGGAGATCGGGATTTCGACGCAAAAGCTGCACGCGCGGGGACCGATGGGGCTCGCGCAGATGGTGACGCATCAATATCGTGTCGTCGGCGACGGGCAGGTGCGGTGA
- the hisA gene encoding 1-(5-phosphoribosyl)-5-[(5-phosphoribosylamino)methylideneamino]imidazole-4-carboxamide isomerase — protein MPLVIPCVDIQTGRAVRLFEGDPDRETVYFDAPLDAATHWADLGATLLHLVDLDAATGRGSNRELVLDIARTVSVPVEVGGGVRTLADARQLIDGGVSRVVIGTAAVKDPKLVPTLLTEFDPSCVVVSVDARGMDVKIAGWAEGSGVRVDALLNRLHADGVKTLIFTDVSRDGTLRGLDRDLMGAVREWWPHELIVGGGVANVEDIALLDDLGIEGAIVGRAIYEGTLPYPVPTS, from the coding sequence ATGCCGCTCGTCATTCCCTGCGTGGACATCCAAACAGGTCGGGCCGTGCGCCTGTTCGAAGGCGACCCCGACCGTGAGACCGTCTACTTCGACGCGCCTCTCGACGCCGCGACGCACTGGGCCGATCTCGGCGCGACCTTGTTGCACCTCGTGGACCTAGACGCCGCGACGGGCCGCGGCTCGAACCGGGAACTCGTGCTGGACATCGCTCGCACCGTGAGCGTTCCCGTCGAGGTCGGCGGCGGCGTGCGGACGCTGGCGGACGCTCGGCAGCTCATCGACGGCGGTGTTTCACGCGTCGTGATCGGCACGGCCGCCGTGAAGGACCCGAAGCTCGTGCCGACCTTGTTGACCGAGTTCGACCCGTCGTGCGTCGTCGTGAGCGTCGACGCGCGCGGAATGGACGTCAAGATCGCCGGGTGGGCCGAAGGCAGCGGCGTGCGCGTGGACGCGCTGCTGAACCGCTTGCATGCCGACGGCGTCAAAACCCTCATCTTCACGGACGTGAGCCGTGACGGTACCTTGCGCGGCCTCGACCGCGATTTGATGGGCGCGGTGCGCGAGTGGTGGCCGCACGAGCTCATCGTGGGCGGCGGCGTCGCCAACGTCGAAGACATTGCCCTGCTCGACGACCTCGGCATCGAAGGGGCGATCGTCGGGCGCGCGATCTACGAAGGCACCCTTCCCTATCCGGTTCCGACGTCTTGA
- a CDS encoding glycosyltransferase: MKIGIITATYAPSRNGVATSTTLFVKGLRALGHEVRVFAPEHPRRDAAASEEGVFRLPSTAVSTAPDYPVLLPWAASMLRRLPLRDLDVVHTMHPFQVGQAARGIARAIDVPLVYTAHTQYDQYLHYIYMPRRFGLRMIRRQVRLFAQSADAVLVPGTAMEEVLRRYKFKGRVTLMPNPIDFAAFASVRGGEARASLGIPRDVPLLVYLGRLGQEKNLPTLIEAFRSASTRLPGARLLIVGDGPLRLELERRARGLAVTFTGAVEYARVPAYLAAGDAFVTASTSEVLPMSMIEALAAGLPLVAAQSPAARDLIGSGPGGVLCAPTPASLAAGMVRVVTSARAAEARAEARAIARRYDVIVRSRELAGIYETVQSEQGAVTLGTHGFSP; encoded by the coding sequence TTGAAGATCGGGATCATCACCGCGACGTACGCGCCGTCACGCAACGGAGTGGCGACGTCCACGACGCTGTTCGTGAAGGGGCTGCGGGCGCTCGGTCACGAAGTGCGCGTCTTCGCCCCCGAGCATCCTCGCCGGGACGCGGCGGCGTCCGAGGAAGGGGTCTTCCGCTTGCCGAGCACCGCGGTCAGCACGGCGCCCGACTACCCGGTGCTGCTTCCGTGGGCGGCCTCGATGCTCCGCCGCCTTCCTCTACGCGACCTCGATGTCGTGCACACGATGCACCCGTTTCAAGTCGGTCAAGCAGCCCGAGGGATCGCCCGGGCGATCGACGTACCACTTGTGTACACGGCACACACTCAGTACGATCAGTACCTTCACTACATCTATATGCCTCGCCGCTTCGGATTGCGCATGATTCGCCGTCAGGTGCGGCTGTTCGCGCAAAGCGCGGATGCCGTTCTCGTGCCCGGCACGGCGATGGAAGAGGTGTTGCGCCGCTACAAGTTCAAGGGGCGTGTGACGTTGATGCCCAATCCCATCGACTTCGCGGCGTTCGCGAGCGTGCGAGGCGGCGAAGCGCGCGCCTCGCTTGGAATTCCGCGGGACGTGCCGCTTCTGGTCTACCTCGGTCGCCTCGGGCAGGAGAAGAACTTGCCGACGTTGATCGAGGCGTTTCGGTCGGCGTCGACGCGTCTCCCGGGCGCACGCTTGCTGATCGTGGGCGACGGACCGCTGCGGCTCGAACTGGAACGGCGGGCGCGCGGCTTGGCGGTGACCTTCACGGGCGCCGTCGAGTACGCGCGCGTGCCCGCGTACCTCGCGGCGGGCGACGCCTTCGTGACGGCGTCGACCTCCGAGGTGCTGCCGATGAGCATGATCGAAGCGCTCGCGGCGGGGTTGCCGCTCGTGGCGGCCCAGTCTCCGGCGGCGCGCGACCTGATCGGTTCTGGCCCAGGAGGTGTGCTGTGCGCGCCGACGCCCGCCTCGCTGGCGGCCGGGATGGTCAGGGTCGTCACGTCGGCGCGTGCCGCCGAGGCACGCGCCGAAGCCCGCGCCATCGCGCGTCGCTACGACGTGATCGTCCGATCCCGCGAGTTGGCGGGCATCTACGAGACCGTGCAGTCCGAGCAGGGCGCGGTGACCTTGGGCACGCACGGCTTTTCGCCTTGA
- the rpsL gene encoding 30S ribosomal protein S12, whose protein sequence is MPTVQQLLRKGRATLRKKTKVPALKSSPQRRGVCTVVKTTTPKKPNSALRKIARVRLTSGFEVTAYIPGEGHNLQEHSVVLIRGGRVKDLPGVRYHIVRGSLDTAGVKDRNKSRSKYGTKKPKAGAAAGAKKK, encoded by the coding sequence TTGCCAACCGTTCAGCAACTTCTTCGTAAAGGTCGCGCCACGCTGCGCAAAAAGACCAAGGTTCCCGCGCTCAAGAGCAGCCCGCAGCGTCGCGGCGTGTGCACGGTCGTCAAGACGACGACCCCCAAGAAGCCGAACTCCGCGCTTCGTAAGATCGCCCGTGTTCGTTTGACCTCGGGCTTCGAAGTCACGGCGTACATCCCGGGCGAAGGCCACAACCTGCAAGAGCACAGCGTCGTCCTGATTCGCGGCGGCCGTGTGAAGGACTTGCCGGGCGTTCGTTATCACATCGTTCGCGGCAGCCTCGACACCGCAGGGGTCAAGGACCGTAACAAGAGCCGTTCGAAGTACGGCACGAAGAAGCCCAAGGCGGGCGCCGCCGCCGGCGCCAAGAAGAAGTAA
- the rpsG gene encoding 30S ribosomal protein S7 yields MARRRRAEVRPVQPDLVYNDVVVSAMINRLMQDGKKNIASRIFYGALRLVQERTGQNPLTVFRQAFDNVKPRVEVRSRRVGGSTYQVPVEVNPRRTQSLALRWILAASDSRPERTAIERLAGELLDAAQGRGGAIKKKDDVERMAEANRAYAHYRW; encoded by the coding sequence ATGGCACGTCGCCGTAGAGCAGAAGTCCGCCCTGTGCAACCCGACCTCGTTTACAACGATGTCGTCGTCAGCGCGATGATCAACCGCCTCATGCAGGACGGCAAGAAGAACATTGCCTCTCGCATCTTCTACGGAGCGCTTCGCCTCGTGCAAGAGCGCACCGGTCAAAACCCCTTGACGGTCTTCCGTCAAGCCTTCGACAACGTCAAGCCTCGTGTCGAAGTGCGTTCGCGTCGCGTCGGTGGGTCCACGTACCAAGTGCCCGTGGAAGTCAACCCGCGCCGCACGCAAAGCCTCGCGCTGCGCTGGATTCTGGCCGCTTCGGACAGCCGTCCGGAGCGCACGGCGATCGAGCGCCTCGCGGGCGAACTGCTCGACGCCGCGCAAGGTCGCGGTGGCGCGATCAAGAAGAAGGACGACGTCGAGCGCATGGCGGAAGCCAACCGCGCCTACGCCCACTACCGCTGGTAA
- the fusA gene encoding elongation factor G, translated as MTTQTGTYLRYFRNIGIAAHIDAGKTTTTERILYYTGRTHNIGEVHDGAATMDWMEQERERGITITAAATTAKWTRSGEGQEYVVNIIDTPGHVDFTIEVERSMRVLDGAVAVFDSSQGVEPQSETVWRQADRYGVPRIAFSNKMDKTGASFELVINDIRERLGAIPAPIQYPMGQESDFKGIIDIVRQRAYTYTNDLGTDIDEHDVPAEYADKVAEMRSQLIEAAAEVDEELMLMYLEGEEPTVEQLVTAIRKGTIEKKIFPVLCGSALKNKGVQLLLDAVVDYLPSPLEVPAIKGRDEDGNETEFPADPSGKLAALAFKIMADPYVGRLTFVRIYSGTLSSGTYVYNASKGKRERVGRLLKMHANHREEVSELKAGELGAVIGLKDAGTGNTLIGDDDDRVLLESIDVPEPVIKLAIEPKTKADQERMGNGLSRLAEEDPTFKVETDAESGQTTIAGMGELHLEILVDRLKREYKVEANVGAPQVAYRETITRAVDVEGKFVRQSGGRGQYGHVKIKAEPLQPGEGFVFENAVVGGTVPREYVGPAQKGIEEAMQSGPMLGFPVVDMKVTIYDGSYHEVDSSEMAFKIAGSMALKEAVQKGAPALLEPVMRVEVTVPEDFMGDIIGDLNSRRGQIQGMEARGNAQIVKAFVPLSEMFGYATDMRSMTQGRASYSMFFDHYNQVPTNIANQLMSKK; from the coding sequence ATGACGACCCAGACCGGTACGTACCTCAGGTATTTCCGCAATATCGGAATTGCCGCGCACATCGACGCGGGCAAGACCACCACGACCGAGCGCATCCTGTACTACACGGGACGCACGCACAACATCGGCGAAGTGCACGACGGCGCCGCCACGATGGACTGGATGGAGCAGGAGCGCGAGCGCGGCATCACCATCACGGCCGCCGCCACCACCGCGAAGTGGACCCGCTCCGGCGAAGGCCAAGAGTACGTCGTGAACATCATCGACACGCCAGGCCACGTGGACTTCACCATCGAAGTGGAGCGTTCCATGCGCGTGCTCGACGGCGCCGTCGCCGTGTTCGACTCGTCGCAAGGCGTCGAGCCGCAGTCCGAAACGGTGTGGCGTCAAGCCGACCGCTACGGCGTTCCCCGCATCGCGTTCAGCAACAAGATGGACAAGACGGGCGCTTCGTTCGAGCTCGTCATCAACGATATTCGTGAACGCCTCGGCGCGATCCCGGCTCCCATTCAGTACCCCATGGGCCAGGAAAGCGACTTCAAGGGCATTATCGATATCGTGCGCCAGCGCGCGTACACGTACACGAACGACCTCGGCACGGATATCGACGAGCACGACGTGCCCGCCGAGTACGCCGACAAGGTCGCCGAGATGCGCTCGCAGCTCATCGAAGCGGCCGCCGAAGTCGACGAAGAGCTCATGCTGATGTACCTCGAAGGCGAAGAGCCCACCGTCGAGCAACTCGTCACCGCGATTCGCAAGGGAACCATCGAGAAGAAGATCTTCCCCGTGCTTTGCGGCTCGGCCCTCAAGAACAAGGGCGTGCAACTCTTGCTGGACGCCGTGGTCGACTACCTTCCCAGCCCGCTCGAAGTGCCCGCCATCAAGGGCCGCGACGAAGACGGCAACGAGACGGAGTTTCCCGCCGATCCGAGCGGCAAACTCGCTGCTTTGGCGTTCAAGATCATGGCCGACCCCTACGTCGGTCGTTTGACCTTCGTCCGCATCTACTCGGGCACGCTGTCCTCGGGCACGTACGTGTACAACGCTTCCAAGGGCAAGCGTGAGCGCGTCGGTCGCTTGCTGAAGATGCACGCGAACCACCGCGAGGAAGTCAGCGAGCTCAAGGCTGGCGAACTCGGCGCCGTCATCGGCCTCAAGGACGCGGGGACGGGCAACACCCTCATCGGTGACGATGACGACCGCGTGCTCCTCGAGTCGATCGACGTTCCCGAGCCCGTCATCAAGCTCGCGATCGAGCCGAAGACGAAGGCCGACCAAGAGCGCATGGGCAACGGACTGTCGCGCCTCGCCGAAGAAGACCCGACCTTCAAGGTCGAGACGGACGCCGAGAGCGGTCAAACGACGATCGCCGGGATGGGCGAGCTTCACCTCGAGATCCTCGTCGATCGCCTCAAGCGCGAGTACAAGGTCGAAGCGAACGTCGGCGCTCCACAAGTGGCGTACCGTGAAACGATCACGAGGGCCGTGGACGTCGAAGGCAAGTTCGTTCGTCAGTCCGGTGGTCGAGGTCAGTACGGCCACGTCAAGATCAAGGCCGAGCCCCTGCAGCCCGGCGAAGGCTTCGTCTTCGAGAACGCCGTCGTCGGCGGTACGGTTCCGCGCGAATACGTCGGCCCGGCACAGAAGGGGATCGAAGAAGCCATGCAGTCCGGCCCGATGCTCGGCTTCCCGGTCGTGGACATGAAAGTCACGATTTACGACGGCTCGTACCACGAAGTCGACTCGTCGGAAATGGCCTTCAAGATCGCCGGTTCGATGGCGCTCAAGGAAGCCGTTCAGAAGGGTGCTCCCGCCCTGCTCGAGCCGGTCATGCGCGTCGAAGTGACCGTGCCCGAAGACTTCATGGGCGACATCATCGGTGACTTGAACTCGCGCCGTGGCCAGATTCAAGGCATGGAAGCGCGCGGCAACGCGCAAATCGTGAAGGCCTTCGTGCCGCTGAGCGAGATGTTCGGCTACGCGACGGACATGCGTTCCATGACTCAGGGTCGCGCGAGCTACTCCATGTTCTTCGATCACTACAACCAAGTGCCGACGAACATCGCCAACCAATTGATGAGCAAGAAGTAA